From the genome of Rarobacter incanus, one region includes:
- a CDS encoding GNAT family N-acetyltransferase: protein MAGRWPVVLRHDLPPGAPMASIVLRPLRRRDAAEWDRLRGANIAWLAPWEPMRPPGNANAGRWPCAPTFGRYVARLNRQGRAGEGVPLAMEVDGALAGQIMVGSLEYGSQLSGVIGYWVSQEVAGRGIAPLATGMLIDFLLGEYGLHRIEICIRPENAASLRVVAKLGLRSEGIRPRLVFIAGQWRDHIVFAIDSEEWLARGPFGPRWDAWPPRYADAE, encoded by the coding sequence GTGGCCGGCCGCTGGCCCGTGGTGCTGCGACACGATCTGCCACCGGGGGCGCCGATGGCGAGCATCGTCTTGCGGCCCCTGCGCCGCCGCGATGCGGCCGAGTGGGACCGGCTGCGCGGAGCGAACATCGCCTGGTTAGCGCCCTGGGAACCCATGCGTCCGCCGGGAAACGCGAACGCGGGCCGGTGGCCGTGCGCGCCGACCTTCGGTAGGTACGTTGCCCGACTCAACCGGCAGGGGCGCGCCGGCGAGGGGGTGCCGCTGGCAATGGAGGTCGACGGGGCTCTGGCCGGGCAGATCATGGTCGGATCGTTGGAATACGGTTCGCAGCTATCCGGCGTCATTGGATACTGGGTCTCGCAGGAGGTGGCGGGCCGGGGCATCGCGCCGCTGGCAACCGGCATGCTCATCGACTTTCTGCTCGGCGAATACGGGCTGCATCGGATTGAAATCTGCATTCGGCCCGAAAACGCCGCGAGCCTGCGGGTTGTGGCGAAGCTGGGGCTGCGGAGCGAGGGAATTAGGCCGCGTTTGGTGTTTATCGCGGGGCAGTGGCGCGACCATATCGTGTTCGCGATCGACAGCGAGGAGTGGCTTGCCAGGGGCCCATTTGGCCCCCGCTGGGACGCGTGGCCGCCGCGCTACGCCGACGCAGAATAA